One window from the genome of Faecalibacterium sp. HTF-F encodes:
- a CDS encoding ketopantoate reductase family protein, which yields MRILVYGAGVLGCELTHVLLQNKKNVVTLLARGEWKEMIDQKGLVIRHWAQRRTTTERVKTIDVLAPDDFYDLVFVVVQAGQLPDVLPVLKANRSQYFVFVGNDPHAKQVLEYMQRPADKIAFGFQNSAGHREHGRVVSAHVGVGMTAGGATAPLSGAFRIRLKTAFDGTKYKLTFYSDMDEWLKCHIAFILPVCYVCYACNGDLTRATRQQRGAMIDAAYEACLMLKDAGIPVNDKENTDVYKPGSAGRRQVEAMVLVMAKTPLGRLCASDHAMNAVSEMKYLDEAFEALRRQTGTAMPMWEKLRSEMPPWETLQHQK from the coding sequence ATGAGGATCCTGGTTTATGGTGCGGGCGTTTTGGGCTGTGAGCTGACACATGTGCTGCTGCAGAACAAAAAGAACGTTGTGACGCTGCTTGCACGCGGTGAGTGGAAGGAGATGATCGACCAGAAAGGTCTGGTCATCCGCCACTGGGCGCAGCGCAGAACGACCACAGAACGTGTAAAGACCATTGATGTCCTTGCACCGGATGACTTCTATGACCTTGTTTTTGTGGTGGTGCAGGCAGGGCAGCTGCCGGATGTGCTGCCTGTGCTCAAGGCGAACAGGAGCCAGTACTTTGTGTTCGTGGGCAACGACCCTCATGCAAAGCAGGTCTTGGAGTACATGCAGCGTCCGGCTGATAAGATCGCATTCGGCTTCCAGAACTCCGCAGGGCACCGGGAACATGGCCGCGTGGTCAGCGCACACGTCGGGGTGGGCATGACGGCAGGCGGCGCAACAGCACCGCTGTCCGGTGCGTTCCGCATCCGGCTCAAGACTGCCTTTGACGGCACGAAATATAAGCTTACCTTCTACAGTGATATGGACGAGTGGCTCAAGTGTCACATTGCTTTTATCCTGCCGGTGTGCTATGTCTGCTACGCCTGCAATGGAGACCTGACCCGCGCCACCCGACAGCAGCGCGGAGCGATGATCGATGCCGCCTATGAAGCCTGTCTGATGCTCAAGGATGCCGGCATCCCGGTGAATGACAAGGAAAACACGGATGTTTACAAGCCGGGTTCTGCAGGCCGCCGTCAGGTGGAAGCCATGGTGCTCGTGATGGCAAAAACGCCGCTGGGCCGTTTGTGCGCATCGGACCACGCAATGAACGCGGTGTCCGAAATGAAATATCTGGATGAGGCCTTTGAGGCTCTGCGCAGGCAGACCGGTACGGCAATGCCCATGTGGGAAAAGCTGCGCAGCGAGATGCCGCCCTGGGAGACGCTGCAGCACCAGAAATGA
- a CDS encoding ATP-dependent DNA helicase has translation MSSIHLPIRQLVEFLLRTGSIDSRFTGFDRALEGARIHRKLQKAAGEDYQAEVFFSAERQAEGLTFLLEGRADGIFTDGSGTTVIDEIKTTAVPYEAITEDMNPCHWAQGMVYGAIYCSRQSLPELNVQLTYYQIDTDQIIRFMRRFSAPELEQFLHKLLCQYAPWARQQLDWAARRSQSLAALPFPFAQYRPGQRALAGEVYRACRAGRDADHKGGSRLFCQAPTGIGKTMSVLFPALRAMGEGSGEKLFYLTARNTTQAAAEDAIARLRTAAPELALRSVTLTAKEKVCLHPDSEGHPACLPELCPYANGYYDRIKDALSALLDDTGSFDRAALAGAAKRFSVCPFELGLDLSEWCDVVIGDYNYLFDPVVHLKRFFDASGDWLFLIDEAHNLPDRARAMYSARFFKSSLTEAKRALGKGKSSLRTALTRADRAFLDIRKACVRLAPRRGQTGAPETDTAQTTLLPSLQDPVPELPEPLYAQDGTVFLRELPSALLSPLRAVQAPLQDWLEANPDADAHAQLLELYFAVQDILRSSERYDSHFVTQLTARSSELELQLLCLDPAPFVEASLSAGRCAALFSATLTPPSYYRGVLGCADARAVALPSPFPAENLGLYCMANISTRYRDRETSVQAVSDALARLTSGKTGNYLAFFPSYAYLRQVYEDFATRHPDIRTLVQESGADDAARAEFLAQFVPQPKETLLGFGVLGGVFGEGVDLAGDRLIGCAIVGVGLPQVNPQQEMLRRYYDAQNGSGFDYAYRYPGMNKVLQAAGRVIRTPEDRGVVLLLDDRFARPDYARLFPPHWQHIRYLHSAEELGQALQDFWQK, from the coding sequence TTGTCCTCTATCCATCTGCCCATCCGCCAGCTGGTGGAGTTTCTGCTGCGCACCGGCAGCATCGACAGCCGTTTTACCGGCTTTGACCGTGCACTGGAAGGTGCACGCATTCACCGCAAGCTGCAAAAAGCGGCCGGAGAAGACTATCAGGCCGAGGTGTTTTTCTCTGCCGAGCGGCAGGCAGAGGGGCTCACGTTCCTTCTGGAAGGACGTGCAGACGGCATTTTTACCGACGGTTCCGGCACGACGGTCATTGACGAGATCAAGACCACCGCTGTCCCCTATGAAGCGATCACCGAGGATATGAACCCCTGTCACTGGGCGCAGGGCATGGTATACGGTGCCATTTACTGTTCCCGGCAAAGTCTGCCGGAATTGAACGTCCAGCTGACCTATTATCAGATCGATACGGATCAGATCATCCGCTTTATGCGCCGCTTTTCCGCACCGGAGCTGGAGCAGTTTCTGCACAAACTTCTTTGTCAGTACGCACCATGGGCACGGCAGCAGCTGGACTGGGCGGCAAGGCGCAGCCAGAGCCTTGCCGCTCTGCCGTTTCCTTTTGCGCAGTACCGCCCCGGGCAGCGGGCACTGGCGGGGGAAGTCTACCGTGCCTGCCGCGCCGGAAGGGATGCCGACCACAAAGGCGGCAGCCGTCTGTTCTGTCAGGCACCCACCGGCATCGGCAAGACCATGAGCGTCCTCTTCCCCGCCCTGCGGGCCATGGGTGAGGGCAGCGGCGAAAAGCTCTTTTACCTCACCGCCCGCAATACGACTCAGGCCGCGGCCGAGGATGCCATTGCCCGGCTGCGCACTGCCGCGCCGGAGCTTGCTCTGCGCAGCGTGACCCTGACCGCCAAGGAAAAGGTCTGTCTTCACCCGGACTCAGAAGGGCATCCCGCCTGTCTGCCGGAACTCTGTCCCTATGCCAACGGCTACTATGATCGCATCAAAGATGCCCTGTCCGCACTGCTGGACGATACCGGCAGCTTTGACCGCGCCGCGCTGGCCGGGGCGGCAAAGCGTTTTTCGGTGTGTCCCTTTGAGCTGGGGCTGGACCTGAGCGAATGGTGCGATGTGGTGATCGGCGACTACAATTATCTGTTCGACCCCGTCGTACACCTGAAGCGGTTCTTTGATGCTTCCGGCGACTGGCTGTTCCTGATCGACGAGGCACACAATCTTCCGGACCGGGCCAGAGCCATGTACTCCGCACGCTTTTTCAAAAGCAGTCTGACCGAGGCAAAACGCGCCCTTGGCAAAGGGAAAAGTTCCCTCCGGACCGCGCTGACCCGCGCAGACCGGGCGTTTCTGGATATCCGGAAAGCCTGCGTGCGTCTGGCACCGCGCCGCGGCCAGACCGGCGCACCGGAAACCGACACCGCTCAGACCACCCTTCTGCCGTCTTTGCAGGACCCTGTGCCGGAACTGCCCGAGCCGCTGTATGCACAGGACGGTACCGTGTTTTTGCGGGAGCTTCCGTCTGCCCTGCTCAGCCCGCTGCGGGCGGTGCAGGCTCCCTTGCAGGATTGGCTGGAAGCGAACCCGGACGCGGATGCCCATGCACAGCTGTTGGAGCTTTATTTTGCGGTGCAGGATATCCTCCGCTCTTCCGAACGGTACGACAGCCATTTTGTCACCCAGCTGACTGCCCGCAGCAGTGAGCTGGAACTGCAGCTGTTGTGTCTGGACCCGGCGCCCTTTGTGGAGGCCAGCCTTTCCGCCGGGCGCTGTGCCGCATTGTTCAGTGCAACACTTACCCCGCCCAGCTATTATCGCGGTGTACTGGGCTGCGCGGATGCCCGGGCCGTGGCACTGCCCAGTCCCTTCCCCGCCGAAAATCTCGGTCTTTACTGCATGGCAAATATTTCCACCCGCTACCGCGACCGGGAAACCAGTGTGCAGGCCGTTTCGGACGCACTGGCCCGGCTGACCAGTGGAAAAACCGGAAACTATCTGGCGTTTTTTCCAAGCTACGCCTATCTCCGGCAGGTATATGAAGATTTTGCAACACGTCACCCGGACATCCGCACGCTTGTGCAGGAGAGCGGCGCAGACGATGCTGCCCGGGCAGAATTTCTTGCACAATTTGTGCCGCAGCCAAAAGAAACTCTGCTGGGTTTTGGGGTGCTGGGCGGTGTTTTTGGCGAAGGTGTGGATCTTGCAGGCGACCGGCTCATCGGGTGTGCGATCGTGGGGGTCGGTCTGCCGCAGGTGAACCCCCAGCAGGAAATGCTGCGCCGCTATTACGATGCACAAAACGGCTCCGGATTCGACTATGCCTACCGCTATCCCGGCATGAACAAGGTGCTGCAGGCCGCCGGGAGGGTCATCCGCACACCGGAGGACAGGGGTGTAGTGCTTTTGCTGGACGACCGCTTTGCCCGGCCGGATTATGCCCGGCTGTTCCCGCCGCACTGGCAGCACATCCGGTATCTGCACAGCGCCGAGGAGCTTGGGCAGGCGCTGCAGGATTTCTGGCAGAAATAG
- a CDS encoding uracil-DNA glycosylase: MDWETLRSGCLACTRCELCKTRTNVVFGQGVENAEVLFVGEGPGQSEDEQGLPFVGRSGQLLDRYLFAIDLDRSRNCYIANIVKCRPPQNRDPLPAESEACMPWLREQFRLLRPKIVVCLGRIAAQRMIRPDFSVTKEHGQFIEKGGILFMGTFHPAALLRQPQNKPTAFEDFVALRETIEKVCDHTYQ, translated from the coding sequence ATGGATTGGGAAACTTTGCGATCGGGCTGTCTGGCCTGCACACGCTGCGAGCTGTGCAAGACCCGCACCAACGTGGTGTTCGGTCAGGGTGTTGAAAATGCCGAAGTATTGTTTGTAGGCGAAGGCCCCGGCCAGAGCGAGGATGAGCAGGGCCTGCCTTTTGTGGGCCGCAGCGGCCAGCTGCTGGATCGATATCTGTTCGCCATCGATCTGGACCGCAGCCGGAACTGCTATATTGCCAACATCGTCAAATGCCGCCCGCCCCAGAACCGGGACCCGCTGCCCGCCGAGAGCGAGGCCTGCATGCCCTGGCTGCGGGAACAGTTCCGTCTGCTGCGGCCAAAGATCGTGGTCTGTCTGGGCCGCATTGCCGCGCAGCGGATGATCCGCCCGGACTTTTCGGTGACAAAGGAGCACGGACAGTTCATCGAGAAGGGCGGCATCCTGTTCATGGGCACCTTCCACCCTGCTGCCCTGCTGCGTCAGCCGCAGAACAAGCCCACTGCTTTCGAGGATTTTGTCGCCCTGCGGGAGACCATTGAAAAGGTGTGTGACCATACCTATCAATAA